Below is a genomic region from Macaca thibetana thibetana isolate TM-01 chromosome 1, ASM2454274v1, whole genome shotgun sequence.
TGTGGCCTTCAGTCTTTGCCCTAGGCCTTCTGTCTCTCCCATCTTGCATTTCTCTTCTTGCCTCTGACCTCTCCTAAACTCCAAATTCCTCTCCTCTGGACCAGCATTTATCCCACCCTCTTGGGCTCCTCCTGACATCCTCACCCCAGTTTTCTGTACCCTTCTGGGCTCTGCCCTCCCCCACCTCATTGATGTCACTGCAGTGGGTGCCGTTGCCCTGTAGGCCGGGGGGACAGGGCCCACAGCGGTAGCCTGGGTACTCGTACACTTCCATGCAGTCCACGCCTCGGAAGCAGGGATTGGGGCTGCAGTGGGAACGCTGCTCATGGAAGCCTGAGGGGTGGACATAGTCAGAGCTACCCGGTGGTCACTATTTAAGCCACGAGAAGGGAAAGCCAAAGCCATTGGGTGGGGAACGTGGCACTATCATCTGGAGCCTCCCCTGCTCTCCCACTCACCGCACACCTGACACTCCATAATGGTGTTTCGGATCAGGGACATTTCCTTCACCTGGAGAAGGATGGGAAGGAGTCAGCACTTGACACCTGCCACCCCACCCCAGAATCAGTGCCACCCTTCACCGGCCCACCCAAACCTGGTCTCGTATATCATCCCGCAGCTCCACCAGGATCTGGTTGAAGAGGGTGAGTTGGGTGACCAGCGCCTTGGTCTGCTCCCCTGTCAGGACCCAGGGTGTGAGGGGCTCAGTACTGGAGCACCAGTCCTGGGCCCTCCATGGGCAATAAGCCGGCACATGCCACggctgcccacctctgcctttaAACCTACTACATTCCTGACTGAAGAGGACTTAGTTTCAGGCAGCTGCCAGAGCCTGGGGCCTCCTCCCCCGTCCCTGCTTCCGCTTCAGTGTGGCCTACTCACCTagaatggagtgcagtgcatTGGTCActggagaggagaagaaaacatAGTCAGAGGGGTGAGGTGAAGTGAAGAGAGGCCTGGCTggtgaggaggaagaaggaaggtgaGGACAGGGACAGGGCTGGAGCCCCAGAATAAAGATGGGGTGCTGGATACTGGGAGGGTAGAGCTGGCAGACAAGCAGTGCCAGCTCCTTCCACAGGGCAAAAGGCCCTCTAAGGGAGTTGCTTCACAGGAAGTCAAAACCCAAATCCTCCTGGTTCCTAGGCATGGTAGCGGCAGAAGGGATGGGCCCAAAGCAGGGCCAGGGCCCCAGTACACccattccctttttctttttttttttctttttttttttttttgagacggagtctcgctctgtcgcccaggctggagtgcagtggccggatctcggctcactgcaagctccgcctcccggattcccgccattctcctgcctcagcctcccgagtagctgggactataggtgctcgccacctcgcctggctagttttttgtattttttagtagagacggggtttcaccgtgttagccaggatggtctcgatctccttacctcatgatccgcccgtctcggcctcccaaagtgctgggattacaggcttgagtcaccgcgcccggccttttttttttttcgtttttttgagacagagtcttgctctgttgcccaggctagaatgcagtggcacgatctcagctcaccacaacctccacctcccgggttcaagcgactctcctgcctccacctcccaagtaactggactacaggtacccactaccatgcccagctaattttttgtatttcttagtagagatgaggtttcaccatgttggccaggctggtcttgaactcctgaccttgagtgatcagcccacctcggccccccaaagtgctgggattacaggtgtgagccaccacacccagccatcccattcccTTCTTCAAGAGCTCTCCCTCAAGTATCTGGGGAGGTTTTATTTAGGTGAGAGCTTCTGAACATCCCTGTCAGAGAGAGCAGGCAGATGGGCAATACTCAGAGAAACTGCTAGTGACAGCTGCCAGTGGGAACTATAAAAGACTCAAGACCAGgtcgtgcacggtggctcacgcctataatcccggcactttgagaggccaaggtaggtggatcacttgagattaggtgttcgagaccagcctggccaatgtggtgaaaccccatctctactaaaaatacaaaaattagccgggtatggtggtgggcgcctgtaatcccagctacttgggaggctgaggcaggagaatcacttgaacgcaggaggtggagattgcagtgacccagattgcaccactgcactccagcctgggcaacagaacaagactccatctccaaaaaaaaaaaaaaaaaaaatactggagacCAGTATCTCTTGGTCAGCCAAGACCAAGCAATTAACTAATTCCTCTCTTGGATCGCTTTTTTTTCTGGGATGGCTGTATTGGAGATTGTGGAGTCAGGTAAAAGATTTGGAATAACAGGGTTAGAAACCCTAGGAATGGGTGAGCCAAAGGAATGGGTTTTAATGGACAGAGAGGTCAAGAAGACAGGAGTCACCAAAGGCCACAGGACCCATGGTCCAATGTCAGCAAACAAGTCTCTGTGTTACCTGCACTGTGGATGGACTCGTCCCCTTGGAATGGACACTCACTCAGGGCTCCTACCCGGGCCATGGACCCACCCAGAATAATTTTCATAGATTCCACAAAGCCCTGGGGGGATAGCAGCAGAGTAAGGTGGGAAGGTCTACCAACCCCTTCCCCAACTGGTGCAAATTCTATTTCCACAGAACTCAGAGGCTCCTCCCGGCTCACCTGCATCCTCAAATATGCCTTCTGTCCAGTCCTAATCTCCAGCCCATCGACCTCTGCTGGAGGAATGGGGGCCAGTGCTGGAAGGCCTGCATGTTGGTCACCCAGTTTGCAGTCCACATAGAGATGCAGAGCAGGGCTGGGTCTGGAGGGACCTCGGAGTCGCAGGAGAACTGTGTGTGTGCGACCATCGGCCAGGCCTGCTTGCTGTAGGTTCACGGCGTGGACTTTGCCATCCTCCCGCTGGTATCGCACCAGTACTGCCCAGGAGGGGAGATCAGTATGGGTGCTATCCCCTtccccctgcctcccagctgaGCCTTGGATCAACTCTGCTGGATACCACATCTCTAGGGCCCCCATCCCTAATTCTACTATGTAGCTGTCAACACTTTGTATGTAATAGgtacacaataaatgtttttgaaattggtttaggccgggcgcggtgactcaagcctgtaatcccagcactttgggaggccgagacgggcagatcacgaggtcaggagatcgagaccatcctggctaacacggtgaaaccccgtctctactttaaaaatacaaaaaaactagccgggcgaggtggcggcgcctgtagtcccagctactcgggaggctgaggcaggagaatggcgtgaacccgggaggcggagcttgcagtgagctgagatccggccactgcactccagcctgggcggcagagcgagactccatctcaaaaaaaaaaaaaaaagaaagaaattggtttagaggccaggcacagtgactcacacctgtaatcccagcactttagggggccaaggtgggcagatcacttgaggtcaggagttcgagaacaacctggtcaacatggtgaaaccctatttctactaaaaatacaaaagtttgccaggcgtggtggtgggcaccagtctcagctactcaggaggctaagatagaatcgcttgaacccaggaggtggaggttgcagtgagctgagattgtaccactgcactccagcctaggtaacaaagcgagactccgttgGAAAAAATAATTGGTTTAGAGACAAATACTTTCTTAGTATTCATTGGTATCAGATGACTCTATCCTCTCCTATGGTGACAGTTGGTTCTGTGGCCACTGAACTGTTCCAGGGATCTGAAAGACCTTTCTATACCACcgctgaggcacagagacatgCCTCACCTCCCTCCAAGCATCCCCAAGTACAACCTCCCATCCCTACAAATATCAGGACTCAAGCCTCACCCTATTGTTTGGTACATGGCCTCTTAAAGCACCTTGTAAGCACCCCATACCAGGCGCCCCTGATGTCTGGGCACAGCCTGATGGGACCTTGGTCCCCAGTGGAGGCCAAGGAGAATGAGGAAGCACTGGTGAAGTAGGGATGAGGGATAATGCTTAAAAGAGGTCACCATTGCAGGAAGGGAGATGCCCACCAGTCACCTTTGTTGATCTTGCCTACAACAGAGGCCTCCAGCCATCGCGTGTTGTCTTGGCGAGAATAGAGGCCAAAGAGGACACCACCCTGCTTGGGGGGCAGGCGGAAGGTGGACAAGAGGTAGATGTCCCCAGCAGTGAGCAGGGCTGTCCGGATCTTCTCTGCCACAGCTACCATCTGCCGAGACTCGCCCACAGTCAGCAGGTCAATTACTGGTCAGGCAGGGGTTATCAAGGTTAGAGAATGGGATCAAATGCTAAGGTATGCCCTCCCCTGAGCCCACATCACCCCCTGTTCCCATCACCAGGCAGTGTTAATCACCTCAAAATTCAacccttggctgggcgcagtggctcgcacctgtaatcccagcactttgggaggctgaggcaggtggatcgcctaaggtcaggagtttgagaccagcctgaccaacatggtgaaaccccgtctctactaaaaatacaaaaacaacaacaaaaactcgccaggaatggtggcgggcgcctgtaatcccagctactcaggaggctggggcaggagactcgcttgaacctgggaggcggaggttgcagtgagccgagatcgcgccactgcactctagcctgggcaacaagagtgaaactccgtctcaaaaaaacaaaacaaaacaaaacctcaactCTTGTTGCTCTCAGAAGACAGAGCCACTGTGCCTTCCTTTCCCCATTATTGCCTATTACCACCTTCTGGGAACCTGCAGGTTTGAGGCTCACTTTGAAACACAAACAGCACCCCACAAATTTGAGATGCCCCCACCAGGTGGCGCAAAGGAGATGCTGTGCTGATCCCCCTCATGAGTGGCACCTGGTTCCCACAACGCAGAAACGGGAGGCAGTTTCTCTTTCCATTCCTGGATTTGGCTCGTTCCACACCCTAGTTCCCCTCCTTCCATCCTAGGGGCACAGCACACTCGCTCTGGATAAGAACAGTTGCCCACTGAGGGCTCTGACCCTCCCACCATCTGGGCTATCTCCCACCGGAATGTAGGACCCagctcctctgcctcctgtgtcctGGCCAATCTGTGGTTTTCCCTCCAGCCAGTAAAGAATCTATGCCTGTGTCATCTGCTCCAGCTACCTCTCCCACATCCATTGGCCCATCCCACCACCAGACCTCCGGGAGAGCCCAGGCTTCTTGGTCCCCACCCCCGCCCTATCCTTGGGCAGCCAAGAGCCCAGAGGGACGAAGCCCAGGGACCTACAGTATGCCCACCTTCAGGCTGCTCTCCCAGACCCCAGGGTGCCTACAGATGCTCAGGAACCACCCCAGCCAGGCAGCCTGAGCATCCAGTTCCTGAGTCCTCTGCCCTGGCCTCATGCCTGACCCTGGCCCGTTCCAACTCCCCCACTACTCTGTGGTGCCCACTCCTGTCCACCAGGCCATAATTTCACGAACCCTAGGCAGTCTAACGTTTTCCTCTGGCTCAATTTCTAgactcttccctctccctttgcCCACATGCTCTCTGCTACTTGGGTTGAGGGAAAATGGGGAAGACACAGAGAGCGGTCTAAGAGGATGGAGACAGGCTTACCCTGCAGGTCCTGACTGGCAGATGCGAAAGAGCAAAGGAGGAGAAGAGCCAGGGCCCCCCGAAGTTCCTGCGTCTCCATGCCTTTCAGCCGGCTCACTACCCCTGGCAGGCAGGCAGCTGGGAGGGGAAAAGGCTAGGCGGAGAGAGCAGGAGCCGGGGGGCGGAGGGACAGAGTTGGAGGGGGGGCCAGCAGGCGGGTGAGGGGGGGCTGAAACAAAGAGCTGCCAATCACCCTGGAGGCATCATCAGCTCTGGGAACCAGGGGCACTGGAAAAGAATCCTGGAGGCCTCCCTGCCTTCTACCTCTCTCTAATGATCCTCCCCCAGGTGCCTCCCTCTCCGCAGTCATCACATTGTTGGGGGTCTCCGCACACAGCACTACCGAATGCTACTGTTTTCTGGAAGCCACGATTGTGGAAGGCAAGAACCTCTGGCAGGGGCAGTGCTAGACAGTGGGCATTATTCCACAGCTGGCAGGAAAGGATGCCAAGGGAGTGGCCGAAACTAGCTTGCTATAGTGCCCAGGGATGCCCACATGGCATGAAGTTAGATGTTCTGGCGCAGCAAGTGCTCTTTATTAGGGTGAGGGTTCCCTGATACGTGCCTGTTTCTCCATTTTCCCTCATTCCTAGGAAAGCTTGGGAGTCTGGAAGCGTCTGAGGGGAACTGAAGGGAGAATCTAAAGCAGTGGTGAGGTCGGAGTGAAGAAACCAGGAAAGACGAAAGGGACACCAGGGACAGGCGTAGAAGACCAGGGGGACAGGCGAGGAGCCAAGGACCAGACTGTGGAACATTGTGGGTACTAGCGGACGGGCCGTGACCCGGATGAAGCAGAGGGGCGCCGGAGTTCCCGTTACCTAAGCAACAGCCTGCGAGCcgctcttcccctcccccacccaagCCCCAGCCCGGCCTTGCCTCCGGCCGCCGCCACCGCCCCTGTTTTGTTTCCATGGCGACAGGCGGCGCAGGGCCCGCTCCAAACATAACGCGCTGTGGAAAACATGCTGCTCGGGGGACCCCCCCGCAGTCCCCGCTCGGGCACGAGCCCCAAGGGGCCCCGGAGCAGTACAGGCCACGTGCAGTTTGGCAAGAGCCCTCAGACCTGGCCCAGGCGCACAAGACCCCGCTCTCCTGAGCCTGCCGCGCCTTCAGGGGCTCGGGGCTTCACTCAGCCGAGGCGCCGTGACTCGCCGAAGCGCGCCGGGCGGACAGCGCTGTCCCGCTAGCCCTGTCCCGCTAGCGCTGTCCCGCTACGTGGGCCACCTCTGGATGGGCCGGCGGCCGCCCTCCCCGGAGGCCCGCGGCCCAGTCCCCCGCAGTTCAGCTGCCAGTCGGACCAGAAGAAGCCTGGCCTCCCCGGGGACCTCCCCCGGCCCCCTGACCGCAACTACCGGAGGGGCGGTGGTGGGGGGCGGGTCcgtgcagggcagggcaggagcaCACAAGGAAGTGTTTCCGGGACAGAGGGCGGGCAAGATGGCGGCGCCCATGGAGCTGTTCTGCTggtcagggggttgggggctgCCGTCAGTGGACCTGGACAGCCTTGCCGTGCTGGTGAGGGGTGGCGCTGGCGCACTCTGTTGTGCCCTGATGACTGGGGAGGGGGCCGAACTAGCCAGGCATCCAAACTTTGCCGGGCTACTCAGCACGGGCGcagtgggggaaactgaggcagtcaAAGACGTGGGCTCAATGCCCTATGCTGTAGATTTCTAGGCTTAATGCAGCAATGAAAATAAGCCTGGTTGGGAGTTCAGGTGATGGGTTCTAGTCCTTGCTTAtccactcactggctgtgtgaccttgcagAGATCCTTTCTCTTTGGGCGTTTTTTCTCCATTCGCAGGTTTACTAGGCAGGACTCTCTCAGGGACCCACTCTAGCTTGGAATTCCTGCCTTCTCCTCAGcccccttttcctcttcctcctcacttAACAGCATTTACTGAGCCTATTGATTGTTGGACCAAACGACTCACAGCCAGGCTTTGTAGAAAGAGCTTAGCAATCAGACAGACTTCGTTTGCTTGATTTATTCATTGACTCCTTGCTTTAAAGAGCATCTATTAGATTTCTTCCAAATACTAAATATTGCcatgcaaagatgaataaaatatgttcCCTCCCTTTGAGTTTACAGAAAGGCAGATaggtaagcaaataaatatagtaaaatattcaCGTATAAGTTAAAGTAGGAACAGATCATAGATACTGCCAAAGAGAAGGGCATGGTCAGTGCTTCCAAGAAGAGGGATACTGGTTAGGAAAAGCTTCTGAGGATAGATGTCCACCAGGTAGATGgcaagggaggagaaagaggaaaggatttTCCTGGCTGACCTGTAATCACGGACATGTCTATAATCTCTCTGAGCCCTGTGTTGCCCATTTGCAAATAGAAATGGTAGTgactccccctttttttttcaagactaaGATACTAAGTATAGGAAATGGCACAtaaggtattcaataaatgttatttctcttcttgatACTGCTGTGGGGGCCACGGCCCTGCCTTTCTGACTTCTGCTTCCTTCCCTGCAGACCTATGCCAGATTTACTGGTGCACCACTGAAGGTACACAAGATCAGCAACCCCTGGCGGAGCCCTTCAGGTACCCAGTGTCCCTTGGGGGTAAGGAAGGGTATGTACAAGGGGAGAAGCAGGAGATAGGTAGGAATGTGTTGCAACTATGTATGAGTAGGCAGCTAAGGGTCTGGTTGGTAGGTGTACTTCTCTCTCAATATCAGGAACTCTGCCTGCCCTTCGGACCAGTCATGGAGAGGTCATCTCAGTTCCACACAAGATCATCACCCACCTTCGAAAAGAGGTAGGTGACTTGGATAGAGGGGGCTGCCAGTAAGACAAGTTCAGTCAATTCTGtacaatacacatttattgagcaccagaTACATGCCATGCTAGATGGAGGTGACCCAGAGCATCAAGGAGCAATAGTCTGCTGGTGGAGACACACACAGTGTCACTGTGATGTATTCAAGCAGTCAGCAAGAGATGAAGCTCAGGGCACTGTGGGGATATCCAGAGACACAGTACATTCTGCCTgtcaggcagggagggagaggagcacaGGCTGAAGGAGAGTAGAAGACAGCAGTTGGCCTCTGATGGTGGCACTGGAGAGAGATTTCTAAGGGCCACTTCCCTGTTACCAGGGACTAGGTTGGGCTAGATATGGGGCTCAGGATGAACAAGGCTTACAGCCAGTTTGGAGAAGATGAAAGAGCATTACTAGAGGAGTGGGGAGGCCTAGGCTATGCTCTTTACTCTGCCATCgactatgtgatcttgggcaggcCACATAACCTGTCAGGGCTGGCACTCCCTTATTTGTAAAACTAGAGGGCTGGGCCAGCATGTTTTCCAAGGGTTCTTCTAGCATTGATGGTCAGGTTCCAAGAGGGAACACAGTGTCAGAAGTGGGACGCTCTTCCTCATTTCTAATTTCCCAAAGGTTAAGGACCTGGGGAATTAATTGAGAAGCCTGAAAAGAGAGGATCCAGATAAAAGACAAAGTTcctggcagggccagggccactGCCCTGATTCCTTAGGTGTGAACAGAGCTTTTCCAGTTTCCAAAGTATTCTAAATTACTTCCTAACACAGCGGCATTGAGAGAAAGATTCTTACCCCCATTCCACacgggagaaactgaggctcagggagatttAAGGATCATGCTCAAGAGGTTATCTGGGGACAAAGTTTACTCAGGATGTGGAGGGGGATGCTGAGGAGCAGGGACTGGAGCCTGGGAAGGTAGGGCAGGCTGAGACCTGGGGGTATGGGTGGAATGTGTATGTGGTAGTGGTGTCTGGGCCATGGAATGAAGTGGAATAAATAGCCAAGAGCTGGGCACTGAGGGAACCAGCTGGGGGGCCCTGGGCGTGGGTTCCCTGGATCCAGGGAGTGTGAGGATGGCTTTCCCTGGTTCCTGAGGCATGGACCAAGTCCCAGCCTGCATCTGAGCTCCGCTGTGCTAGCTTTGTGGTGTCTGGGTCGGGGAAGTTACCGTTAGAAAGTTGCCGTCAGCAGGCGTCCTTCCAGCTTTCCATGGAATTTCTGGGAGCTGCTCCTAGTTTGCGGCCGAGACTTCCCTCCTTCCCCGCATTGGGCGCTGGACCTTGACGGCCAGCAGGCTCCAAGGCCCAGGCTTTTTGCCAACAGCAACAGGCTACTGGCTGGGCCCAGGCAAGGGAGCCTTGGTAGGAAAAGTTCCTTGCTCTACCTCCACTACACTCAGGCCAGTGAGGGGGGTACCAGACAGGACTCCTTCCTCCCTGGTGAAGTGCCCCTGCAGCTCCTCAGTGTCCACACCATGGATATTTCCTCCACAGAAGTACAATGCTGATTATGATCTGTCAGCTCGGCAAGGGGCAGACACCCTGGCCTTCATGTCTCTCCTGGAGGAGAAGTTGCTCCCGGTGCTGGTGAGTGTGCCCAGACCTCCCAGCATCCATGGTTAGCAGGGGAGGGGTCGGGCACACATAGACCCACACAGAGACTCAGGACAGCATGGGGATCAGAAGCCCACCctgaatcagacaggtacactggCTCAGACCTGCCTGTTTCTTCCTGCCTACCCAATCCAGGTACATACTTTCTGGATAGACACCAAGAACTATGTGGAAGTGACCCGGAAGTGGTATGCAGAGGCTATGCCCTTTCCCCTCAACTTCTTCCTGCCTGGCCGCATGCAGCGGCAGTACATGGAACGGCTAGAGCTGCTGAGTGGGGAGCACAtgcctgaggaggaggaagagctggaGAAGGAGGTAGCTCTGAGACCGGGGGCTGTTGTATGAGATGAGCCCCAAGGATGCTG
It encodes:
- the MTX1 gene encoding LOW QUALITY PROTEIN: metaxin-1 (The sequence of the model RefSeq protein was modified relative to this genomic sequence to represent the inferred CDS: deleted 1 base in 1 codon), yielding MLLGGPPRSPRSGTSPKGPRSSTGHVQFGKSPQTWPRRTRPRSPEPAAPSGARGFTQPRRRDSPKRAGGQRCPASPVPLALSRYVGHLWMGRRPPSPEARGPVPRSSAASRTRRSLASPGTSPGPLTATTGGAVVGGGSVQGRAGAHKEVFPGQRAGKMAAPMELFCWSGGWGLPSVDLDSLAVLTYARFTGAPLKVHKISNPWRSPSGTLPALRTSHGEVISVPHKIITHLRKEKYNADYDLSARQGADTLAFMSLLEEKLLPVLVHTFWIDTKNYVEVTRKWYAEAMPFPLNFFLPGRMQRQYMERLELLSGEHMPEEEEELEKELYREARECLTLLSQRLGSQKFFFGDAPASLDAFVFSYLALLLQAKLPSGKLQAHLRGLHNLCAYCTHILSLYFPWDGAEVPPPRQTPAGPETEEEPYRRRNQILSVLAGLAAMVGYALLSGIVSIQRATPARAPGTRALGMAEEDEEE